A section of the Halostella salina genome encodes:
- a CDS encoding site-specific integrase — MPDGSDPGRVERYAEREKERIRLTVREPNKNEILKTIRKGERGNIPSPKPHQQTKSRWEPRTIQNNARNLRILAGEIQGLDAAEYDGITWPAVESDRDKYPDRLLDLDGEMATEFIADLSIDRELGQATERDYCLSLRNHFLAHAKEDEAKKIHYPQVGQSNVAVDVDTVPTREDLMLLIEGESARDKALFTVLWETGNRVTAMCSLKVKHWMPKGDSYGVIQLPTNVVGLKGADLSAKPITFSRGYLEGWLSEHPLADDPDAPLFCPTRSQDDPSEHLHPHSIRTQMNRISRRTDGLDPDLISPHKFKHGRASEMRASEKYDKDDIEQILDWEEGTPMHSRYEHVTEEDEAERILRKHGFEPAEGGDTVEQHECPRCGTVVSAEAKYCPECSLRQDDERPRWWRIYRKATDEDDMVRELYDDEIPPGSLSQLPPGYYDHAVGVLISAGTHTTIDPLPVSLEDLGASEDILEDAEPIDEEDIEWLAENYADIFEEHTDHYPGARELRGE; from the coding sequence ATGCCGGACGGAAGCGACCCCGGCCGCGTCGAACGCTACGCCGAACGGGAGAAGGAACGGATACGGCTCACCGTGCGAGAGCCGAATAAGAACGAGATTCTGAAGACCATACGGAAAGGGGAACGCGGCAACATTCCCAGCCCAAAACCCCACCAACAGACCAAATCACGCTGGGAACCACGGACTATCCAGAACAACGCCCGGAACCTCCGCATCCTTGCGGGCGAAATACAGGGACTGGACGCAGCTGAATACGACGGAATCACGTGGCCCGCCGTCGAATCCGACCGCGACAAGTATCCAGACCGCCTCCTCGACCTCGACGGGGAAATGGCAACGGAATTCATAGCCGATCTCTCCATCGACCGCGAACTCGGCCAAGCAACCGAACGGGACTACTGCCTGTCGCTCCGCAATCACTTCCTCGCTCACGCGAAGGAAGACGAGGCGAAGAAAATCCACTACCCTCAAGTCGGCCAATCAAACGTCGCTGTCGACGTCGACACCGTACCCACACGTGAAGACCTGATGCTATTGATCGAAGGGGAATCCGCCCGCGACAAAGCCCTATTCACCGTACTCTGGGAGACCGGAAATCGAGTGACCGCGATGTGCTCGCTCAAAGTCAAGCACTGGATGCCGAAGGGAGACAGCTACGGCGTGATCCAACTCCCCACCAACGTCGTGGGGCTAAAAGGGGCAGACCTCTCCGCGAAACCGATCACCTTCAGCAGGGGATATCTCGAAGGATGGCTCTCCGAACACCCGCTGGCCGACGACCCCGACGCACCCCTGTTCTGCCCTACACGGAGCCAAGACGACCCATCCGAACACCTACACCCACACAGCATCCGCACCCAGATGAACCGCATCTCCCGCCGCACAGACGGTCTTGACCCCGACCTCATCTCTCCGCACAAATTCAAACACGGTAGGGCGAGCGAGATGCGGGCCTCCGAGAAGTACGACAAGGACGACATCGAACAAATCCTCGACTGGGAAGAAGGCACTCCGATGCACTCGAGGTATGAACACGTCACCGAGGAAGACGAGGCGGAACGGATTCTCAGAAAGCACGGATTCGAACCCGCAGAAGGCGGCGATACCGTCGAACAGCACGAATGCCCCCGGTGTGGCACGGTGGTCAGCGCCGAAGCCAAATACTGTCCGGAATGTTCGCTCCGACAAGACGACGAGCGCCCGCGGTGGTGGCGCATCTACCGCAAAGCAACCGATGAAGACGATATGGTGCGCGAACTGTACGACGACGAAATTCCTCCCGGAAGTCTCTCCCAGTTGCCACCGGGGTACTACGATCACGCAGTCGGCGTATTGATATCAGCAGGCACGCACACCACCATCGACCCACTACCAGTCTCACTCGAAGACCTCGGGGCCAGCGAAGACATCCTTGAAGACGCAGAACCTATCGACGAAGAAGACATCGAATGGCTCGCCGAGAACTACGCCGACATCTTCGAAGAACACACAGACCATTACCCCGGAGCCCGCGAACTCCGCGGCGAGTAG
- the nasA gene encoding assimilatory nitrate reductase NasA, protein MTDQVPTTCVRCAVGCGHVQQAVDQGYGLDLVRGDPSHPVNRGLACQRGVSETADPDGEWLTRPLVRTNGELTATTWDVALSAAAEGIASAAERDPDSVAVLGSGQQTNEAAYALGKLARAGIGTKHYDANTTLCMASAVTAYYDAFGSDAPPPTYDDIPEADTHLVWGANPAAAHPVMFRWIADSAADDGSELLVVDPVGSETAEVADEHVAPDPGTDLALARAVLARVVDTDRVDDAFVERATAGFDDLRAALPDAAEAAETAGVSADTVDRLAAALADDTLLYWGMGVNQSTQGTATAGALVDLCLATGNLGPGTGPFSLTGQANSMGTRVCSSKGTWPGHRPFDDPDAREAVASAWDVPVAALAADTGPGPVGIVDAIGDDVDVCWTVATNPAAGLPDATRARERLDDAFLVVQDAFRSETVEHADVVLPAATWGETDGTVTNMERRVSRVRPATDTPSGVRSDLNIIAAIAARVAPDLLGRPPVDPEAVFDELADLTAGTPADMSGIGYDRLDAAGAVRWPAPDAETEGGYRYHDDGDWSFPTPSGRARFSTATHAGVPEPPDDEYPLTLTTAREADAYNTGVRARGDSPTARLSPATAAAFEGAVTADGDDAGGDPHADARVTVVSRRGSVEAAVAVDDGVPDGVVWLPIHHPAVNDLTLPATDPRSDEPNFKQCAVRLARPEQSPERAAEVPQ, encoded by the coding sequence GTGACGGACCAGGTTCCGACGACCTGCGTCCGCTGTGCGGTGGGCTGTGGCCACGTCCAGCAAGCCGTCGACCAGGGGTACGGGCTGGACCTGGTTCGGGGCGACCCTAGCCACCCGGTCAACCGCGGGCTGGCCTGCCAGCGCGGCGTGAGCGAGACGGCCGACCCCGACGGCGAGTGGCTGACGCGGCCGCTCGTCCGGACGAACGGCGAACTGACGGCGACGACGTGGGACGTGGCGCTGTCCGCCGCCGCCGAGGGGATCGCCTCGGCGGCCGAGCGCGACCCCGACTCGGTGGCCGTCCTCGGGAGCGGCCAGCAGACCAACGAGGCCGCCTACGCCCTCGGCAAGCTCGCTCGCGCCGGGATCGGAACCAAACACTACGACGCGAACACGACGCTGTGCATGGCCAGCGCGGTGACGGCGTACTACGACGCGTTCGGGAGCGACGCGCCGCCGCCGACGTACGACGACATCCCCGAGGCCGACACGCACCTCGTCTGGGGCGCTAACCCGGCGGCGGCCCACCCGGTCATGTTCCGCTGGATCGCGGACTCGGCGGCCGACGACGGCAGCGAACTGCTCGTCGTCGACCCGGTCGGGAGCGAGACCGCCGAGGTCGCGGACGAGCACGTCGCCCCGGACCCGGGGACCGACCTCGCGCTCGCCCGCGCCGTGCTGGCGCGGGTGGTCGACACCGACCGCGTCGACGACGCGTTCGTCGAGCGAGCGACGGCGGGGTTCGACGACCTCCGCGCGGCGCTGCCCGACGCCGCCGAGGCGGCCGAGACGGCCGGCGTGTCCGCCGACACCGTCGACCGCCTCGCGGCCGCGCTGGCCGACGATACGCTGCTGTACTGGGGGATGGGCGTCAACCAGTCGACGCAGGGGACCGCGACCGCCGGCGCGCTGGTCGACCTCTGTCTCGCCACCGGCAACCTCGGTCCGGGGACCGGCCCGTTCTCGCTGACCGGGCAGGCCAACTCGATGGGGACCCGCGTCTGCTCCTCGAAGGGGACGTGGCCCGGCCACCGGCCGTTCGACGACCCCGACGCCCGCGAGGCGGTGGCGTCGGCGTGGGACGTGCCCGTCGCGGCGCTCGCGGCCGACACCGGTCCCGGTCCGGTCGGGATCGTCGACGCCATCGGCGACGACGTCGACGTCTGCTGGACCGTCGCGACGAACCCCGCCGCCGGCCTGCCGGACGCGACCCGCGCCCGGGAGCGGCTCGACGACGCGTTCCTCGTCGTGCAGGACGCCTTCCGCTCGGAAACGGTCGAGCACGCCGACGTGGTGCTGCCGGCGGCGACGTGGGGCGAGACCGACGGGACGGTGACGAACATGGAGCGGCGCGTCTCCCGCGTCCGCCCGGCGACGGACACGCCGAGCGGCGTCCGCTCGGACCTGAACATCATCGCGGCGATAGCCGCCCGCGTCGCCCCGGACCTGCTCGGCCGGCCGCCGGTCGACCCCGAAGCGGTGTTCGACGAACTCGCCGACCTCACCGCCGGGACGCCGGCGGACATGTCCGGGATCGGCTACGACCGGCTGGACGCCGCCGGCGCGGTGCGCTGGCCCGCGCCCGACGCCGAGACCGAGGGGGGCTACCGCTACCACGACGACGGCGACTGGTCGTTCCCGACGCCGTCGGGCCGGGCACGGTTCTCGACGGCGACCCACGCCGGCGTTCCCGAACCGCCGGACGACGAGTATCCGCTGACGCTCACCACGGCCCGCGAGGCCGACGCGTACAACACCGGCGTCCGGGCGCGCGGCGACTCGCCCACGGCGCGGCTGAGCCCCGCCACCGCCGCGGCGTTCGAGGGGGCTGTCACGGCGGACGGGGACGATGCCGGCGGCGACCCGCACGCCGACGCCCGCGTGACCGTCGTCTCCCGCCGCGGCTCGGTCGAGGCGGCCGTCGCTGTCGACGACGGGGTGCCCGACGGCGTCGTCTGGCTCCCGATCCACCACCCCGCGGTGAACGACCTGACGCTCCCGGCGACCGACCCGCGGTCGGACGAACCGAACTTCAAGCAGTGTGCGGTGCGGCTGGCGAGGCCGGAGCAGTCGCCCGAGCGCGCCGCGGAGGTGCCGCAGTGA
- the larE gene encoding ATP-dependent sacrificial sulfur transferase LarE — MTTVEEKMAAVREDLAERDGVLVAFSGGVDSSVVATLAAEALGDDAVACTAKSETLPAAELDDAKRVAEEIGIRHEIVEFSELDSEAFVENDGDRCYHCRTMRLGEMFDAAERMGIEVVCDGTNASDPGEGHRPGLQAVDELDAYSPLLAHDITKEEVREIADSYDLSVADKPSMACLSSRIPTGLEVTEERLTRVEKAETILRQWGFSQFRVRDHDGLARIEIAPDELDAALNREFVETVRDHLADLGFDHVTLDLHGYRTGSVSPDDEPVVADVFADGDDDDPLDADYPHAE, encoded by the coding sequence ATGACCACCGTCGAGGAGAAGATGGCGGCCGTCCGTGAGGACCTCGCGGAACGGGACGGCGTGCTCGTGGCGTTCAGCGGCGGCGTCGATTCGAGCGTCGTCGCGACGCTGGCCGCGGAGGCGCTCGGCGACGACGCCGTCGCCTGCACCGCGAAGAGCGAGACGCTGCCGGCAGCCGAACTCGACGACGCCAAACGCGTCGCCGAGGAGATCGGGATCCGTCACGAGATAGTCGAGTTCAGCGAACTCGACAGCGAGGCGTTCGTCGAGAACGACGGCGACCGCTGTTACCACTGCCGGACGATGCGCCTCGGCGAGATGTTCGACGCCGCCGAGCGCATGGGTATCGAGGTCGTCTGCGACGGAACGAACGCCAGCGATCCCGGCGAGGGGCACCGGCCCGGCCTGCAGGCGGTCGACGAACTCGACGCCTACTCGCCGCTGTTGGCCCACGACATCACGAAGGAGGAGGTCCGCGAGATCGCCGACAGCTACGACCTCTCGGTCGCGGACAAGCCGTCGATGGCCTGCCTCTCCTCGCGGATCCCGACCGGACTGGAGGTCACGGAGGAGCGACTCACCCGCGTCGAGAAGGCCGAGACGATCCTCCGGCAGTGGGGGTTCTCGCAGTTCCGCGTCCGGGACCACGACGGCCTCGCCCGCATCGAGATCGCGCCCGACGAACTCGACGCCGCGCTGAACCGCGAGTTCGTCGAAACCGTCCGCGACCATCTCGCCGACCTCGGGTTCGACCACGTCACGCTCGACCTCCACGGCTACCGGACCGGAAGCGTCAGCCCCGACGACGAACCGGTTGTCGCCGACGTGTTCGCGGACGGCGATGACGACGACCCGCTCGACGCCGACTACCCCCACGCCGAGTGA
- a CDS encoding ribbon-helix-helix domain-containing protein, translated as MPKISVEVPAELLDDLDDHVGEDGKYVNRSEAIRASVRKNLDILDEIDERHGRLDGE; from the coding sequence ATGCCGAAGATCAGCGTCGAGGTGCCGGCGGAACTGCTCGACGACCTCGACGACCACGTCGGGGAGGACGGAAAGTACGTCAACCGGAGCGAGGCGATCCGCGCCTCGGTCCGCAAGAACCTCGACATCCTCGACGAGATCGACGAGCGACACGGCCGGCTGGACGGGGAGTGA
- a CDS encoding twin-arginine translocase subunit TatC, whose protein sequence is MADESEDGSERDATGSDEPWDPPEQEVPDHSAPGADDPIERATPDAGSGGQSFDPADDVDTTTPPGTPAHGGPETGTGVDEEVEDEWAQPPDDEELPLAAHIEEMVKRLGVVVVIAAIVTSVAFPFAENFITTIWYHIHPGTVATCPGTESCAPPHVYGPLELKLAELKLASLAGLVLALPVFVYETYLFMRPGLYPQERRYYLAAVPTSLVLALFGVAFAYFLVLPALFTYFLYYSQATADIAFALRDTFNLILMMMGTLALVFQIPLFIMLAIMMGITTRQWLADRRLYFWGGFLGIAFIFSPDPTGMAPILVASTMVILFEGTLFLLRWVGR, encoded by the coding sequence ATGGCGGACGAGTCGGAGGACGGTTCTGAGCGGGATGCTACCGGTTCCGACGAGCCGTGGGACCCGCCCGAGCAGGAGGTGCCCGACCACTCGGCACCGGGCGCGGACGACCCCATCGAGCGAGCGACGCCCGACGCCGGATCGGGCGGCCAGTCGTTCGACCCGGCCGACGACGTGGACACGACGACGCCGCCCGGCACCCCGGCCCACGGCGGGCCTGAGACCGGCACCGGCGTCGACGAGGAGGTGGAGGACGAGTGGGCACAGCCGCCGGACGACGAGGAGCTGCCGCTGGCGGCCCACATCGAGGAGATGGTCAAGCGGCTCGGCGTCGTCGTCGTCATCGCCGCGATCGTCACCTCCGTCGCCTTCCCCTTCGCCGAGAACTTCATCACGACCATCTGGTACCACATCCACCCGGGGACCGTGGCGACCTGTCCGGGGACGGAGTCCTGCGCGCCGCCCCACGTGTACGGCCCGCTGGAACTGAAACTGGCCGAGCTGAAGCTGGCGAGCCTCGCCGGCCTCGTACTCGCCCTGCCCGTGTTCGTCTACGAGACGTACCTGTTCATGCGGCCCGGGCTCTACCCGCAGGAGCGCCGGTACTACCTCGCGGCGGTCCCGACGAGCCTCGTGCTGGCGCTGTTCGGCGTCGCCTTCGCGTACTTCCTCGTCCTGCCGGCGCTGTTCACGTACTTCCTCTACTACTCGCAGGCGACGGCCGACATCGCCTTCGCGCTCCGGGACACGTTCAACCTGATCCTCATGATGATGGGGACGCTGGCGCTCGTCTTCCAGATCCCGCTGTTCATCATGCTCGCCATCATGATGGGGATCACGACCCGCCAGTGGCTCGCCGACCGCCGCCTCTACTTCTGGGGCGGGTTCCTCGGCATCGCCTTCATCTTCAGCCCCGACCCGACCGGGATGGCCCCCATCCTCGTCGCCTCGACGATGGTGATCCTGTTCGAGGGGACGCTGTTCCTCCTCCGCTGGGTCGGGCGGTGA
- a CDS encoding twin-arginine translocase subunit TatC, with the protein MSSAVDEDTVQAVNAGRETIGAMLSSAQSHLQKVFIVFVVGMMATIWGLRTYVWDFLQANTKSRLGGTVAEGQVDFIVRTPFDVILLQVKIGLLVGVLLAIPFLLYYSRDALRERGYDSVVPVTRARVAGFVVLSLALFAGGIVYAYNVFFPFMFEFLAVNAVRAEIKPSYGIVLYTQFLLLLTASFGLAAQLPLVMSVLSYAEIVPYETFRDKWRYAIVGIFAFGALFSPPDPFTQIMWAAPLVVLYVVSLGLAKLVTNVRRTGAAPDAVQEGSFERTAGVGVLAVALAFAGSVAGIRAGAVGLINDRLLPVVDRTVVDALNSVLPSIPYTPNALTTRPLSAPTGLLDQAAVAGQIALAVAILLVLAYTVKVLRGPVAPRYDARTSPDPADIDLGPLDAAGIRAAPPEAFAELTEDEALARAREAMEADQPDKAEAILDRFDEVQEAQADDDGDGEAAAASADDAGDEGGGDGGGEDPGGTATSTAAGMVDAFTEDETTEEDIGGYYYDLSFILQSLTSKLFRIVGLFMVVLAGTFFWLYQGGIGRIRDDFLRKMPQEVIGDVQDPVIAMHPVEALIFEVKVSTILAALAVAPLVVYYAWPAMSERGLVSGDRRVFAVWGLAILGGVVGGSAVGYLFVAPTIISYLVADAYQAGMVISYRLKNFFWLIFLTTAGIGILGNILVTQLLFHFGGIVSFESMYRRWRIVTILIFALAGLLTPSGVLTMLIVALPVALTYVLGLGILYVVTLPGRLSASPTE; encoded by the coding sequence ATGAGTTCGGCCGTCGACGAGGACACGGTCCAGGCCGTCAACGCGGGCCGGGAGACGATCGGCGCGATGCTGTCGTCCGCCCAGTCCCACCTCCAGAAGGTGTTCATCGTCTTCGTCGTCGGCATGATGGCGACGATCTGGGGCCTCCGGACGTACGTCTGGGACTTCCTGCAGGCAAACACCAAGTCCCGGCTCGGCGGCACCGTCGCCGAGGGGCAGGTCGACTTCATCGTCCGCACCCCCTTCGACGTGATACTGCTGCAGGTGAAGATCGGCCTGCTCGTCGGGGTCCTGCTCGCGATCCCGTTCCTCCTGTACTACTCCCGGGACGCCCTGCGGGAGCGCGGGTACGACTCGGTCGTCCCGGTCACCCGCGCCCGCGTCGCCGGCTTCGTCGTACTCTCCCTCGCACTGTTTGCCGGCGGCATCGTGTACGCCTACAACGTCTTCTTCCCGTTCATGTTCGAGTTCCTCGCGGTCAACGCCGTCCGCGCGGAGATCAAGCCGAGCTACGGGATCGTCCTCTACACGCAGTTCCTCCTGCTCCTGACGGCGTCGTTCGGGCTGGCCGCACAGCTCCCGCTCGTGATGAGCGTCCTCTCCTACGCCGAGATCGTCCCCTACGAGACGTTCCGCGACAAGTGGCGCTACGCGATCGTCGGCATCTTCGCGTTCGGCGCGCTGTTCTCCCCGCCGGACCCGTTCACGCAGATCATGTGGGCCGCGCCGCTGGTCGTCCTCTACGTCGTCAGCCTCGGGCTGGCGAAGCTGGTGACGAACGTTCGCCGGACCGGAGCCGCCCCCGACGCCGTTCAGGAGGGCTCGTTCGAACGGACCGCCGGGGTCGGCGTCCTCGCCGTCGCGCTCGCCTTCGCCGGATCGGTCGCCGGTATCCGGGCCGGGGCGGTCGGGCTCATCAACGACCGCCTGCTGCCGGTCGTCGACCGGACGGTCGTCGACGCGCTCAACTCCGTCCTCCCGTCGATCCCGTACACGCCGAACGCGCTGACCACGCGACCGCTTTCGGCCCCGACCGGGCTCCTCGACCAGGCGGCCGTCGCGGGTCAGATCGCCCTCGCGGTCGCCATCCTGCTCGTGCTCGCCTACACGGTGAAGGTGCTCCGGGGGCCCGTCGCGCCACGGTACGACGCCCGCACGTCGCCCGACCCGGCCGACATCGATCTGGGACCGCTTGACGCCGCGGGGATCCGCGCGGCCCCGCCGGAGGCGTTCGCGGAGCTGACCGAGGACGAGGCGCTTGCCCGCGCCCGCGAGGCGATGGAGGCCGACCAGCCCGACAAGGCCGAGGCGATCTTGGACCGGTTCGACGAGGTCCAGGAAGCGCAGGCGGACGACGACGGCGACGGGGAGGCGGCCGCCGCGAGCGCCGACGACGCGGGCGACGAGGGCGGCGGAGACGGTGGCGGAGAGGATCCCGGCGGCACCGCCACCAGCACCGCCGCCGGCATGGTCGACGCGTTCACCGAGGACGAGACGACCGAGGAGGACATCGGCGGCTACTACTACGACCTCTCCTTCATCCTCCAGAGCCTCACGTCGAAGCTGTTCCGCATCGTCGGCCTCTTTATGGTCGTCCTCGCGGGGACGTTCTTCTGGCTCTATCAGGGCGGCATCGGGCGGATCCGGGATGACTTCCTCCGGAAGATGCCACAGGAGGTGATCGGCGACGTGCAGGACCCGGTCATCGCCATGCACCCCGTCGAGGCGCTCATCTTCGAGGTGAAGGTGTCGACGATCCTCGCGGCGCTGGCCGTCGCGCCGCTGGTCGTCTACTACGCCTGGCCCGCCATGTCCGAGCGCGGCCTCGTCAGCGGCGACCGCCGCGTGTTCGCGGTGTGGGGGCTGGCGATCCTCGGCGGCGTCGTCGGCGGGAGCGCCGTCGGCTACCTCTTCGTCGCGCCGACGATCATCTCCTACCTCGTCGCCGACGCCTACCAGGCCGGGATGGTGATCTCCTACCGCCTGAAGAACTTCTTCTGGCTCATCTTCCTCACGACCGCGGGGATCGGCATCCTCGGCAACATCCTCGTCACGCAGCTCCTGTTCCACTTCGGCGGGATCGTCTCGTTCGAGTCGATGTACAGGCGCTGGCGGATCGTCACCATCCTGATCTTCGCGCTCGCCGGCCTGCTGACGCCGTCGGGCGTCCTGACGATGCTCATCGTCGCGCTCCCGGTGGCGCTGACGTACGTGCTCGGTCTGGGCATCCTCTACGTGGTCACGCTGCCCGGCCGGCTGTCGGCGTCGCCGACGGAGTGA
- a CDS encoding NAD+ synthase: MLGSNSDTSDTYGHGRPSADAITTDEAAERARSNVRSFLQGTVAEAGAGGVVVAMSGGIDSTVTAALAADALGPDRILGLGLPCTKVDSAHATEARTVAEGLGIEFREIQLRPLLDMFEDLVAPEVAPEGDRDDIGNVIARLRMVCAYYAANARSRLVVGTANRSELLLGYFTKYGDGAADCYPIGDLYKTEVRTLASHLGIPRRIIGKEPTAGLWAGQTDESEIGARYDVVDPLLRRLVDEGKRVERAADEVGVDVETAERVASMYVDTLHKRTVPPTPGLRGEDGSRPSYALHLVDEVRGSGAD; this comes from the coding sequence ATGCTAGGTAGTAATTCGGATACGAGCGACACGTACGGACACGGACGGCCGTCCGCCGACGCGATCACCACGGACGAGGCGGCCGAGCGGGCGCGCTCGAACGTCCGGTCGTTTCTGCAGGGGACCGTCGCCGAGGCGGGGGCGGGCGGCGTCGTCGTCGCGATGAGCGGCGGGATCGATTCGACGGTGACGGCGGCGCTGGCGGCCGACGCGCTCGGCCCCGACCGGATACTCGGGCTAGGCCTGCCCTGCACGAAGGTCGACAGCGCCCACGCCACGGAGGCCCGGACGGTCGCGGAGGGGCTCGGCATCGAGTTCAGGGAGATACAGCTCCGGCCCCTGCTCGACATGTTCGAGGACCTCGTCGCCCCCGAAGTCGCGCCCGAGGGCGACAGGGACGACATCGGCAACGTCATCGCCAGACTCCGGATGGTCTGTGCGTACTACGCGGCCAACGCGCGGTCGCGGCTCGTCGTCGGCACGGCCAACCGCTCGGAGCTGTTGCTGGGCTACTTCACGAAATACGGCGACGGCGCGGCGGACTGCTACCCCATCGGCGACCTGTACAAGACGGAGGTGCGGACGCTCGCGAGCCATCTGGGGATCCCCCGGCGGATCATCGGCAAGGAGCCGACCGCCGGGCTGTGGGCGGGCCAGACCGACGAGTCGGAGATCGGCGCACGGTACGACGTGGTCGACCCGCTCCTGCGCCGGCTCGTCGACGAGGGCAAGCGCGTCGAACGGGCCGCCGACGAGGTCGGCGTCGACGTCGAGACGGCCGAGCGCGTCGCGTCGATGTACGTCGACACGCTCCACAAGCGGACGGTGCCGCCGACGCCGGGGCTTCGCGGCGAGGACGGCAGCCGACCGTCGTACGCGCTCCACCTCGTCGACGAGGTTCGGGGGTCCGGCGCGGACTGA
- a CDS encoding nucleotidyltransferase family protein translates to MTLAGLVAGGCRPDEGGDDAARPLVSGDGTPDLRHVAETLAEQTDRLVVTCSPDRRDAVADALDGLDARIAPDPTPAGGPAATLRAGLRTCGRDRAVVVAPDVATVDGRVVDALVAALDASDADAAVPTVDGRQRPLCAAYDVAAAVDACTTALRYGEGSIRGVPVGSQVGPRGVAFRGVLTALSVVSVDASRLRSRADSAAVRRSDAAGTARAARGDPVDHRRGSD, encoded by the coding sequence GTGACTCTCGCCGGACTCGTCGCCGGCGGCTGTCGCCCGGACGAGGGGGGTGACGACGCGGCCCGCCCGCTCGTATCCGGCGACGGCACGCCGGATCTCCGGCACGTCGCGGAGACGCTCGCCGAGCAGACGGACCGGCTGGTCGTCACCTGCTCGCCCGACCGGCGGGACGCCGTCGCCGACGCGCTGGACGGACTGGACGCTCGAATCGCCCCTGACCCGACACCTGCCGGCGGTCCCGCCGCGACGCTCCGGGCCGGCCTGCGGACCTGCGGCCGCGACCGCGCGGTCGTCGTCGCTCCGGACGTGGCGACGGTGGACGGCCGGGTCGTCGACGCACTGGTCGCCGCGCTCGACGCGAGCGACGCCGACGCCGCGGTTCCGACCGTCGACGGCCGCCAGCGCCCGCTGTGTGCGGCGTACGACGTGGCGGCTGCCGTCGACGCCTGTACGACGGCGCTGCGCTACGGCGAGGGGAGCATCCGGGGCGTCCCGGTGGGATCGCAGGTCGGCCCGCGAGGGGTCGCGTTCCGCGGCGTGTTGACCGCGCTGTCGGTCGTCTCCGTCGACGCGTCGCGGCTCCGTTCGCGGGCGGACTCGGCGGCCGTCCGTCGGAGCGACGCCGCCGGGACGGCCCGCGCGGCCCGTGGCGACCCCGTCGACCACCGGCGTGGGTCGGATTGA
- a CDS encoding RlmE family RNA methyltransferase, with protein sequence MTDEYYNKAKQEGYRTRAAYKLQQLDRLEGLIGPGNTVVDLGAAPGGWLQVAAEMAGERGTVVGVDRQRIDPLDDPDATVEYVRGDMTDESTREEVVDLVGDADVVVSDLAPNMTGEYGLDHARSVHLARQAFETALELLDSGGDFAVKVFEGQDLNDLREEMEAEFEYVRTTSPDASRDESSEVYLIAKGRLTAPVREGDRLTVEVVDEGSEGDGVAKVEDYTLFVRDGEVGDELEVEVTDVKPRFGFAEPAD encoded by the coding sequence ATGACTGACGAGTACTACAACAAGGCCAAACAGGAGGGGTATCGGACCCGTGCGGCGTACAAGCTCCAGCAACTCGACCGGCTGGAGGGGCTGATCGGCCCCGGCAACACGGTCGTCGACCTGGGCGCGGCCCCCGGCGGCTGGCTGCAGGTCGCCGCGGAGATGGCGGGCGAGCGCGGCACCGTCGTCGGCGTCGACCGCCAGCGGATCGACCCGCTGGATGACCCCGACGCGACCGTCGAGTACGTCCGCGGCGACATGACCGACGAGTCGACCCGCGAGGAAGTCGTCGATCTCGTCGGGGACGCCGACGTCGTCGTCTCAGACCTCGCGCCGAACATGACCGGCGAGTACGGACTGGACCACGCCCGGTCGGTCCACCTCGCGCGGCAGGCGTTCGAGACGGCGCTGGAACTGCTCGACAGCGGCGGTGACTTCGCGGTGAAGGTGTTCGAGGGGCAGGACCTGAACGACCTCCGCGAGGAGATGGAGGCGGAGTTCGAGTACGTCCGCACGACCAGCCCGGACGCCTCCCGCGACGAGTCCTCGGAGGTGTACCTGATCGCCAAGGGGCGGCTGACCGCGCCCGTCCGCGAGGGCGACCGGCTCACGGTCGAGGTCGTCGACGAGGGGAGCGAGGGCGACGGCGTCGCGAAGGTCGAGGACTACACCCTGTTCGTGCGCGACGGCGAGGTCGGCGACGAGCTGGAGGTCGAAGTGACCGACGTGAAGCCCCGATTCGGATTCGCCGAGCCCGCCGACTGA